In one Planctomycetota bacterium genomic region, the following are encoded:
- a CDS encoding pilus assembly protein — protein MKNQDVKVEKLRANRRRRRLGAVVTMELLLVLPIVLALLLGLVEFSMLWIARQHVQESARSACRVATFCGNNPAAVTEAAQLALRKQSLVQNAQVLIRGGQFSGDLVAVRVAVPMRAAAPDLLSMFGLGFGQAEIAAEAVMRKE, from the coding sequence ATGAAAAACCAAGACGTGAAGGTTGAGAAGCTGCGAGCCAATCGTCGCCGGCGCCGTTTGGGCGCGGTGGTGACGATGGAGTTGCTGCTGGTGTTGCCGATCGTGTTGGCGCTGTTGTTGGGGCTGGTCGAGTTCAGCATGTTGTGGATCGCCCGGCAACACGTCCAGGAGTCGGCGCGCTCGGCCTGTCGAGTGGCGACCTTTTGTGGAAACAATCCCGCGGCGGTCACCGAGGCGGCCCAGTTGGCGTTGCGCAAGCAGTCGCTGGTGCAGAATGCCCAAGTGCTGATTCGCGGCGGACAGTTTAGCGGCGATCTGGTGGCGGTTCGCGTGGCGGTGCCCATGCGAGCGGCGGCACCCGATCTGTTGAGCATGTTTGGCCTGGGCTTTGGCCAGGCCGAGATCGCCGCCGAAGCGGTGATGCGAAAAGAGTGA
- the cpaB gene encoding Flp pilus assembly protein CpaB has translation MGRFNTGTMTVGIFAVLFGLVGAYALRAALVREAPPAKEPPRTVNVPLANNLLPEGRKVALSDIALVPMTQEMMLQRKLPLETLMISAEQIVGRTIREGLKPGEPFLTTNFYPDGTGPDLSKKLKPGLRAITIPIDDLSSVGASTAVGSIVDVLFRVKPVDGDRAKRKLPIPEATVTLVQAAEIIAINRNEPTSRNPNGAVDVRMANQMPNTNAFRSVTLAVTPEQAHMLRTAMGHGDLYLMMSSTSQPPAHAIEPTTLEQMLGIKAPPEPLTTEIYRGGGRQTLIFEDSQLVEERFGGVPADASKATIADPKANDAKPNNNDSSSNNMNNWNWSRFRPTNGMGGGYGGGFPYGTTQYPVGYPGTPSYPPGYGN, from the coding sequence ATGGGTCGATTCAACACCGGTACGATGACCGTCGGCATTTTTGCCGTCCTGTTCGGGCTTGTGGGGGCCTACGCCCTGCGCGCCGCGCTGGTGCGCGAAGCGCCGCCGGCCAAAGAGCCGCCGCGAACCGTGAATGTCCCCTTGGCGAACAATCTGCTGCCCGAGGGACGCAAGGTCGCACTCAGCGACATCGCCCTGGTGCCGATGACCCAGGAAATGATGTTGCAGCGCAAGCTGCCACTCGAGACGTTGATGATCAGTGCCGAGCAGATCGTCGGCCGCACGATTCGTGAAGGCTTGAAGCCGGGCGAGCCCTTCCTGACCACGAACTTCTATCCCGATGGAACCGGTCCCGATCTGTCCAAGAAGCTCAAGCCGGGCCTGCGGGCAATCACGATTCCGATCGACGATCTAAGCTCGGTCGGCGCGTCGACCGCCGTGGGTTCGATTGTCGATGTGCTGTTCCGCGTCAAGCCGGTTGACGGCGATCGGGCCAAGCGCAAGCTGCCGATCCCCGAAGCCACGGTCACCTTGGTGCAGGCGGCCGAGATCATTGCCATCAATCGCAACGAGCCGACCAGCCGCAATCCGAACGGCGCGGTTGACGTGCGAATGGCCAACCAGATGCCAAATACGAACGCCTTCCGTTCGGTGACGCTGGCCGTGACGCCCGAACAGGCTCACATGCTGCGAACCGCGATGGGGCACGGTGACTTGTACTTGATGATGAGTTCGACCAGCCAGCCGCCGGCCCACGCCATCGAGCCGACCACGCTGGAGCAGATGCTCGGCATCAAGGCGCCGCCGGAGCCGTTGACAACCGAGATCTATCGTGGCGGCGGACGCCAGACGCTGATCTTTGAAGACAGCCAGCTCGTCGAAGAGCGGTTTGGCGGCGTGCCGGCCGACGCCTCGAAGGCCACCATTGCCGATCCCAAGGCCAACGACGCCAAGCCGAACAACAACGATTCGAGCTCGAACAACATGAACAACTGGAATTGGTCCCGCTTCCGGCCGACGAACGGCATGGGGGGCGGCTATGGTGGCGGATTCCCCTACGGAACCACGCAGTATCCGGTGGGTTACCCGGGCACCCCTTCCTACCCGCCTGGCTACGGCAACTAA